In Zingiber officinale cultivar Zhangliang chromosome 1A, Zo_v1.1, whole genome shotgun sequence, the DNA window aaataaaaatggtgCATACGGATACCAAAAGATTCCTTAAACGACAACTATACGCCTTCCAGAATATATATTCTTTTACTCGATAACTTTTTTAACACCCGACATTTTCTGTCACCTTATGATTATGGAGATTATTAGAGGTGATATATAAAAGAGGTTCTTTTCGATGACAATGTACGTTTTGGCTACGTTTTGGAGCATATTTTTACTACACACATACTCTGCTACACATCTATTGTTCAATTTTTTGTTTGAGCATCACATTGACTTGAGCATCCGAAGATCTTCGCTAGAAACCATTTCCCTAGTTTTTGAGTACTGACGTTTGTCTGCTCTCTCGAGTGTACGCAGGAAGAATTTTCACTCTCGTTCACAACCCTTACTAAAATCTAAGTCTTCATTTAATCAACCTCATAACCACCTGTCCAGTGCATCATCTTTCATGACATCCTTAAGATGTATGAGATATCCTCGTGAtatatacaagacatccttaaaattatccttgagatataatctgatccgtccgattGATAAAGGGACATGAGGATAGAGATATTTATGGATAGAGGATCTGAACTCTTTCTTTTCAACTTTTAAGATAGGGacaattttgatattttaaaaactgagatatcttttcaaaaatatatCAATAGGAATGTCCGGGAGTAAATTGCAATTTAACAAAACCCGGGAACCAATGAGAAAAAGTAAACTCCAAGAGGTCAGCGAAAATTTCATGCAATAAAATACATGAAAATTTTCGAACAGAGCCACGTCATGAGGTCCGACCTAAAAGATAAGTTAGTAAATTTTTACCACGCGTCCGTACGCCAATTATTATGAGTATTAAAAAAGGACTATTCAAAGAACATTCCAACGCAAGGATTTTCCAAGATTTGATAATCCTTGACCATAAATTACTTGAAAATCTTCGTTTCTAGATCTTGCGTGGCTTGctaataatatataatatatttaatcttAATCAAAAgatttaataatatattttttactaCCATCATCCCaaaatcttactattttattaaaaatctctcccctttattaactaactttggtgaagcctaaaatgaatttactttaatattctttttcctatttacattaaaaataattccaagatttattagtaattctacaagcaaaacaatcagtgatctagagttcgaggcTCAGCTGcggcgtattattatgaatttttctcatcattaattttctctggttattttatataaaaaaatatagttctctttagtcccacatcttagaattttTGATAACATGATCaaagaagtttctataaatatttcagaccgacaatattaaaaatatatttttcttaatttttttactaagataagtataatattaaattaaattaatttttttcatagggaagccCGTTACAGTAGTTTGTTGCTGGGATTCTCTAGCATTACCCTTGCATTATTGCACTATTGCATGAATTTGACGAATCTTgctcaaataattaattcttaattctGAACGTAAGGGTGAGactcgaaaatccaaacaattcgattTTCAAAAGTCATGACTCTactaatgactctactttagtattATAATACTAAAatgctttaattaatataatttcattataaagggtcaatgtaattttaatatattatattacacactATCACtagtatttataaaaaattttacacTATGTTATCAATTATAATATGTGAAACTAAAGTAAAactttataatatatattttttatataaaaaataatcaaataaaattattattttaaaattatttttagtatgaaaaaaatataaacataatttaattttaaatttcatcaaaattaaCTATTAAATGGTCtagatttttaagataaaaaaatatttagaagttGTAAATTTTTCAAGGAAAATTTAGTTTTGCATTAATGATAAGGATGTTCACTACTCTTAAGTCACTCTAATAAATTCATCTTTCCACTAATTTTCATATTGAAGTTACTACTAGAACTTTAAATTCACACGTTAATCATGTTAGAGAATTGGATTTGATAAGAATATTTTACACCAGTCCTAGTGGATCTATTTGAAactttttttattaaaaagaCCTTTTTGGAAAATAAGAGATACTTTATTTTGCATGCATGCCTACATCTCATTTAATCATTTAATGTTTATTTATTGGCCCACTTAAACATTTATACATGTAAAAGAACTAAAATTCAAAAGTAGAACACCACCCAACGTTAAGGGCACAAAGttccaaacataaaaaaaaaaaaaaactaaaaaaatgaaaagaggagaAACGTGCAAGGATTTTCTTGCACATTTTGACATAGACATGGCCACATTTTCTCACCTTGAAAATTTATGGATTTGTACTCACTTGGCCTAAGGTTGATAAGGACCACCCACCCACATATCATTCATTCTACTTTCTTTAATCTCTTAgtcttatttttcttaatttacaCGCATATGATTTTGAGGGGCAATATATATATGAGGAGAATTGAAGAAGAAGATTGATGTCCAATTGGATAATTAGTTCTCCAAAAAAAAATGGTATTTAATGACTTGTTTCCTCCTAACATAGaggaaatatatttattttattaaaataaagataaataaatattcaaaGACTTGTGACATGGCAAGTGTAAGGCGAACAATTGTTGACACTAGTTgtcaatttttattttgtttctttagtTTGATTGATGAGAGTTGATTAAGTAGGTGAGAAAAGTtgttataaattcataataaaaaaaaggtATTAGATGGTGATGAATCAAGAGGAGTGACTTTGTTGTCTTAAATTCTATTATAAATTCCTTGATGATCTAAATGAAGTTAGTCTTATTAAAATTGAAACCTTTCAAGTGTTTTACATGAGTTTACAATGAGAGGGATTCAATATTAGCTGAGTGACTAGATGTAGGTTGATTGAGAACATATAATACTAAATTCCCCCTTGACCAAATTGATGCTTAAACAACCTCTTAATTGCATCACTGTTAGGTCAGAAGTTTAGTGCTAACCATTTTGCCTAATTATGGCCCATGATAGTCATTTAACAACTAAGAACTCATaacttttttttaatgaaatggcAAGAAGATAATCAGCTACCCCATTATCAAAAGTTGATTTACAGATTAATATGTTTCATCTTTAGGATGCACTAAACCTTCCTGGCACTGGTGCTAAGTGACCACCACTTCCTGCCACTAGCGTTTCATATTTAtctttgattaaatttaaattcataataaaaatggTAAAATTAGGCTTTAATAAATTACGGAtgccttatttttttttcttattgggCCAATACGGCCCATTGCGCCATAAGGCCCATTTATCACACCGATCGCCGTGGTCTGGAAAGCTctctcgctctctctctctctctctctctcccctttgGTTGTTGCGGCGTTCTCTGGCCGACCTCCGTAAGAGCATCCGGGTTAGGGTTGAGGTTGGACCGGTGAGCTCGTCGCCTTCGCCCTCGCCACTCTTCCAGTTCTAGATCGCCGCGGCGCCATTCCGATCGGGCACTGGATGCAGATCGATCCCCTCACTCTCAGAGAGTTCTAGGGTTCGTGGCTTTGTTTCACAATTTTTTCCCAAATTGGCCGAGATCTGATTTGTTCTTCCTCGGAAACATGGTCCGTGCCATTCGTCATTCTCTAGTTGAAAAAGTTCGCATCTTTCGTCTCCCAGAAGAAAGCCATGCGGCAACCCGGCATGTGAAGCTTCTGTTTGAGAGATCCAAGGAGAAGTAGGGCTTTTCAATCTGAGGTACTGGCTCGAAGATATATGCTTGATCTAGATTTCCATTAGTTTCTGACCTAAACTTGCTCTAGAATTCAGATTGAGTTGAATTTTATATGCAGAAAAGCCAATTCATAAGATGAAGTCTAATCATGTACAAACTCATCTACGTCTATTACAATCAAACTTACAAGAATTGGCAGCAATGTCCATCCAATAACACCAGTAAAGAATCAATGTGCACTGTGTGTATATTCTATCGTTAAGAATCAAAGTAATTCTATCTGTGTGATCTTCTGTCTTGGTGAGCTGCTTAGAGAAAGAACAGAAACAAGAACAAAAATCCTATGCTGGTCCATAGAAGCTTGTGGCAGACCATGTGTGATACTCCATTAGCATTGAATTGCCCAGTGTTTAGGAACTGATTCCTGCCAGATGATGTACTAACATTGACAGACTGAGAAcctgaaaaaatatatatatacatggtttgaGCAGAACAAAAGGATTTGTAACTGATTAGAGACTTACAATCATAATTCCTCCAGCCTATGCGCTGATTTGCCAAATCATAAACAACTATCTTATCCTTTAGAACAAGGTCTGCAGAGAAGGATGTGCATCATAATTTGATACAGAAACACAAAAATAACAGCCACTGCTAGATAATCCGACACACGACAAAGTGAATGAAGGTTTAGTCTACAAACCTCCCAGAATGGTTATTTCtgaacctttgttgttttgaAAGCCTATACACCATATGATAGTATCACCCTGCACATAGATAATTGATATTCATATCAGATACTATAATAGTGGAATGCTTTCTCGAGAAATCATACTGATAAAGAACTCATATGATGAAGGTTGAGAATACATCAATAGCATAAGATAGTAACTTACGTCAATCCCTTGCTGTAATAGATAGTTCTCAGGCTTTAGTGACATGGAAACACTGCCCTTAAAGTTCAGTGTAACAGAAGGAAATGATTCATCAAGACTGTAATCAAGAGATGTATCAAATTGTGTTAGTAAATTCAATACATGGCACCATGCTGTTATACAAGTTGAATTGCCCCAAAAATGAAGAAGCATTGTGTTGTGCATTGAAAAAACCTGCTGGAAGTCACAAAACACTCGTTTCCACCGGAAGTAGAGATTGATCGCACCGATGATGAAACAGAAGCAATTATCTGCAAGAAGGTGTGTGGAATTTATTACTAGATTAGAACATAATACCAAAACAGATTCATAAAAAGGGTGATGATTTTCCCAATTACATTGCAATGTTTAGGAATAATTAACAAGCAACAAGCTAACTTACTGCGTTAACGAAAGGACCATAGGCCTGTTCAGCAAGGTAAGCCAATGTGGTACCAGAGTCAACAATGGTCCCTCGAGTGTCTGTTGTGGTGAACACTGATGAGTCAATGGACAGTGCCTGGCCATTGACAGTGATGCTCTCTAGATTTATATTGTAATGAGGCCTGTTGTGGCAAGTATTCAAAAAAAGGAAGAATCAGCAAACATTCATGGTACACCTGAAAGATAAAAATCTTCTATGAACAAGGACTTACTGGGATGGCACAAGCGGGGTATAGACAATACCCGGTTCCACAATCTCTCCCAGCACCAAAATGCCTCCACCGCTATCTGAACTGCTCAGGCAGTGAGAGAAAACTGAAGGAGCAACGCCTGCAGAAGACAGTTGAGAAATGACGGATAATCCATTCTGTCCAAACCCTAAAATCCCACCAACTGCCTTGTCTGACTTTGTCAAATCCCCAGACTGTGAGTTGCTGCATCTGTATATATTAATTTAGTAAGAAGAAGGGAAAGAACACCTCCTACTATTAATTTAATAGTGATATATACCCGAAAACAATTTGAGCTGACGAATTTAATGACTGTTGATCTCCTGTGATCGTATCAAAGTAGATAGTATCATACACATAATAGCCTGCAGTTCCACTCCCATCGCCATACTGGAAGGAGTAACTGCAAGCATGACGTGAAGAGCCGGAAGGACACACGGCCTCTCCAGTTTGGAGGGCAGACGTGCAACGATCGTCGGAGCAAGTAAGAACTGTAGAGGTGGATGACTTGTCTGGTTCATAGAAGTTCAGTTGGATCTGCATATGAGAAAATGGCAATCACTGAAGTATGATGAAGAGAAATCACAATTGGGATGCAGGAGATCTTACATTCAACCCGCTGGATATCGGGCACCCATCGCAAGAACTGCAAGTCACCCACAAGACGTCGCTCCCTGTATCGATCTGAACGTAGTAGTCTCTAGCTGGGTTCCCCAGTCTCACGCGTGTATAATAAAGCCTGAAGCAGCATGGCATGGCCGGATTGAGGCAGTTTAGACGTCAACGTAAACTGACTCGAATGTTTCAACTAATTTGTCAGACATGTTTCTTGATTAGAAAGGAGGGGGAAAAAGGGCTAATTTTAGAAAGccgaaaaaaaaagaaggaatttCAAGAACAGCTTGGGATTCGAGAACGAACATTCCGATTCGATTCTGAATCGTTGGAATTAAACgcagaaaaggaagaaaaaaaaataggaacTTTCCGCAAAGAGAAAGCGCAAACGCACCCGAAAGTGAAGGGATTGGCGGAGCCCTCGACGGGGAAATCCACCACGCCGGATGTGCCCAGCAGGGACCGGCCATGGCGAGCTCGATCGCGCGCGAGGAGGTGATCCAGGCGGACGCCCTTCGTCGGAAGCGCTCGCTCCAGCCTCAGGCCGGCCTGGAACGCGCCGGAGTCGCGCTGAGCGGTAAACATTCCGGCGGCGGAGGcagaaaggaggaggaggaggaggatcagCGGCGGAATCCGCATCTTCCGCCCACCGACGACCATCCCCGCTCCTTCTTGCCGTAATCGAATCCAAGCGAGGTTTGATCGTGCGGCATTTATAGGCCTCGTTTCCTTCTTCCTCTGTTTTTGCCTTTTTTGACTAAATAAAACTAATTGTTGATTAAATTAATGCCAATTGGCGCTTCGCTCAATTTTAgaatgattaaattaattaaataatgagGAATATTATGCTTCCCCATGGATTGTTTGAGCAGgcaggaataaaataaaatattaccaTTAAATATATTGGAAGGTgatgaaaataaataataaagtagGATAAGTAGATAACTTAATGCACCAACAACAGTCGCTCATTCTTTATATAAATCTCATAATTGACTAATAAACAATATTccttagttgatttttttttttgaaaatata includes these proteins:
- the LOC122014637 gene encoding aspartic proteinase 36-like isoform X2, producing the protein MVVGGRKMRIPPLILLLLLLSASAAGMFTAQRDSGAFQAGLRLERALPTKGVRLDHLLARDRARHGRSLLGTSGVVDFPVEGSANPFTFGLYYTRVRLGNPARDYYVQIDTGSDVLWVTCSSCDGCPISSGLNIQLNFYEPDKSSTSTVLTCSDDRCTSALQTGEAVCPSGSSRHACSYSFQYGDGSGTAGYYVYDTIYFDTITGDQQSLNSSAQIVFGNSQSGDLTKSDKAVGGILGFGQNGLSVISQLSSAGVAPSVFSHCLSSSDSGGGILVLGEIVEPGIVYTPLVPSQPHYNINLESITVNGQALSIDSSVFTTTDTRGTIVDSGTTLAYLAEQAYGPFVNAIIASVSSSVRSISTSGGNECFVTSSSLDESFPSVTLNFKGSVSMSLKPENYLLQQGIDGDTIIWCIGFQNNKGSEITILGDLVLKDKIVVYDLANQRIGWRNYDCSQSVNVSTSSGRNQFLNTGQFNANGVSHMVCHKLLWTSIGFLFLFLFFL
- the LOC122014637 gene encoding aspartic proteinase 36-like isoform X1, with the translated sequence MVVGGRKMRIPPLILLLLLLSASAAGMFTAQRDSGAFQAGLRLERALPTKGVRLDHLLARDRARHGRSLLGTSGVVDFPVEGSANPFTFGLYYTRVRLGNPARDYYVQIDTGSDVLWVTCSSCDGCPISSGLNIQLNFYEPDKSSTSTVLTCSDDRCTSALQTGEAVCPSGSSRHACSYSFQYGDGSGTAGYYVYDTIYFDTITGDQQSLNSSAQIVFGCSNSQSGDLTKSDKAVGGILGFGQNGLSVISQLSSAGVAPSVFSHCLSSSDSGGGILVLGEIVEPGIVYTPLVPSQPHYNINLESITVNGQALSIDSSVFTTTDTRGTIVDSGTTLAYLAEQAYGPFVNAIIASVSSSVRSISTSGGNECFVTSSSLDESFPSVTLNFKGSVSMSLKPENYLLQQGIDGDTIIWCIGFQNNKGSEITILGDLVLKDKIVVYDLANQRIGWRNYDCSQSVNVSTSSGRNQFLNTGQFNANGVSHMVCHKLLWTSIGFLFLFLFFL
- the LOC122014637 gene encoding aspartic proteinase 36-like isoform X5, whose amino-acid sequence is MPCCFRLYYTRVRLGNPARDYYVQIDTGSDVLWVTCSSCDGCPISSGLNIQLNFYEPDKSSTSTVLTCSDDRCTSALQTGEAVCPSGSSRHACSYSFQYGDGSGTAGYYVYDTIYFDTITGDQQSLNSSAQIVFGCSNSQSGDLTKSDKAVGGILGFGQNGLSVISQLSSAGVAPSVFSHCLSSSDSGGGILVLGEIVEPGIVYTPLVPSQPHYNINLESITVNGQALSIDSSVFTTTDTRGTIVDSGTTLAYLAEQAYGPFVNAIIASVSSSVRSISTSGGNECFVTSSSLDESFPSVTLNFKGSVSMSLKPENYLLQQGIDGDTIIWCIGFQNNKGSEITILGDLVLKDKIVVYDLANQRIGWRNYDCSQSVNVSTSSGRNQFLNTGQFNANGVSHMVCHKLLWTSIGFLFLFLFFL
- the LOC122014637 gene encoding aspartic proteinase 36-like isoform X3; translation: MVVGGRKMRIPPLILLLLLLSASAAGMFTAQRDSGAFQAGLRLERALPTKGVRLDHLLARDRARHGRSLLGTSGVVDFPVEGSANPFTFGLYYTRVRLGNPARDYYVQIDTGSDVLWVTCSSCDGCPISSGLNIQLNFYEPDKSSTSTVLTCSDDRCTSALQTGEAVCPSGSSRHACSYSFQYGDGSGTAGYYVYDTIYFDTITGDQQSLNSSAQIVFGCSNSQSGDLTKSDKAVGGILGFGQNGLSVISQLSSAGVAPSVFSHCLSSSDSGGGILVLGEIVEPGIVYTPLVPSQPHYNINLESITVNGQALSIDSSVFTTTDTRGTIVDSGTTLAYLAEQAYGPFVNAIIASVSSSVRSISTSGGNECFVTSSSLDESFPSVTLNFKGSVSMSLKPENYLLQQGIDGDTIIWCIGFQNNKGSEITILGDLVLKDKIVVYDLANQRIGWRNYDLHHLAGISS
- the LOC122014637 gene encoding aspartic proteinase 36-like isoform X4, with product MVVGGRKMRIPPLILLLLLLSASAAGMFTAQRDSGAFQAGLRLERALPTKGVRLDHLLARDRARHGRSLLGTSGVVDFPVEGSANPFTFGLYYTRVRLGNPARDYYVQIDTGSDVLWVTCSSCDGCPISSGLNIQLNFYEPDKSSTSTVLTCSDDRCTSALQTGEAVCPSGSSRHACSYSFQYGDGSGTAGYYVYDTIYFDTITGDQQSLNSSAQIVFGCSNSQSGDLTKSDKAVGGILGFGQNGLSVISQLSSAGVAPSVFSHCLSSSDSGGGILVLGEIVEPGIVYTPLVPSQPHYNINLESITVNGQALSIDSSVFTTTDTRGTIVDSGTTLAYLAEQAYGPFVNAIIASVSSSVRSISTSGGNECFVTSSSLDESFPSVTLNFKGSVSMSLKPENYLLQQGIDGDTIIWCIGFQNNKGSEITILGDLVLKDKIVVYDLANQRIGWRNYD